The DNA window CTCCCCGGGCCGGACTCGAACCAGCGACAGATCGGTTAACAGCCGATCGCTCTACCGACTGAGCTACCGGGGACCATGCATCGCCAAACGTCGTCGATGAATACTCGCATCCAGGACGAATCGTGCGATGAGACAGGGTGCCTAGCACAGGGGCTACCAAGCTTCAAGATTGCGATGCGGCAACCGCTGCAGCGATTTCTCGGCACACTTCCTCGTCCGGCTCATGAGGACGAGCCGATTCGAGGGAGCGCCGCGCCGATCGGTCACCAATGGCACCGAGTGCCCACGCCGCATGGGCACGAACCAACGCCGAGGCATCGTGCCGTAAAGCCTGAGCGAGCGGGCCCACCGCGGCCGGGTTGCGCGTGTTTCCCAGGGCAACCGCAATGTTGCGTACGAAGCCATCACGCTTGGCGCGCCGGATCGCACTGTCACGGAAGCGGCGGCGGAACGCATCGCGGTCGAGCCGCAAGAGCTCCGGAAGATAAGGCAGCAGGTCTTCAGACTCCGGCGCGCCGTGACGGCGGACAAATTTGTCGTTCCACGGACAGACCTCCTGGCATACATCGCAACCGAAGATCCAGTTGCCCATGCTGGGACGCAAGCCGGCGGGGATGCTGCCGCGGTGTTCGATGGTCAAGTAGGAAATGCAGAGGCGGGCATCGAGCCGGTAAGCGGGCTCGAGCGCTTGCGTTGGACAGGCATCCAGGCAGCGCGTGCAGGTGCCGCAATGATCCACCTGCGGCGGGTCGGAATCGAATTCGAGGTTGGTGAGGATCTCCCCCAGAAAAAACCACGAGCCTTCCTCCCGGTGCAGGATGTTGGTGTTCTTGCCGAACCAGCCGACACCGCCGCTTGCCGCCCATTCCCGTTCGAGAACCGGGCCCGTATCGACGTACGCGCGAGCCACAACCCCCGCCTTCACTCCGTCAGCGTACGCGGCCAGTTCACTGAGCTTCGTTGCCACAATCGCATGGTAATCGGCACCCCAGGCGTAGGCCGCGATCCGGCCGCGCAGCTGTTGCTGCCAGTCGATCGGCGGTAGGGGAGGGGGCAGATAGCGATAGCCGACCGTGATCAGGCTGCGCGCTTCAGGCAGGACCAGACGCGGGTCGAGACGCTTGGCGATGCCGTTCCCGATGTAGCTCATGCCCGCGGCGTTGCCATCAGCCAGCCACTGTCGGACGAACTCCGCATGCGGGGGCGCTTCGACGCGCGCGAAACCGCAGAGCTGGAAGCCGATGCGGTGCGCCTCGGCGCGAATGCGATCCTTGAGGGAGTCCATCTGCCGCGAGAATAGCAGATGGCATATGGCGT is part of the Candidatus Binatia bacterium genome and encodes:
- the queG gene encoding tRNA epoxyqueuosine(34) reductase QueG produces the protein MDSLKDRIRAEAHRIGFQLCGFARVEAPPHAEFVRQWLADGNAAGMSYIGNGIAKRLDPRLVLPEARSLITVGYRYLPPPLPPIDWQQQLRGRIAAYAWGADYHAIVATKLSELAAYADGVKAGVVARAYVDTGPVLEREWAASGGVGWFGKNTNILHREEGSWFFLGEILTNLEFDSDPPQVDHCGTCTRCLDACPTQALEPAYRLDARLCISYLTIEHRGSIPAGLRPSMGNWIFGCDVCQEVCPWNDKFVRRHGAPESEDLLPYLPELLRLDRDAFRRRFRDSAIRRAKRDGFVRNIAVALGNTRNPAAVGPLAQALRHDASALVRAHAAWALGAIGDRSARRSLESARPHEPDEEVCREIAAAVAASQS